The Medicago truncatula cultivar Jemalong A17 chromosome 4, MtrunA17r5.0-ANR, whole genome shotgun sequence genome includes a region encoding these proteins:
- the LOC25493094 gene encoding uncharacterized protein isoform X1 — MFFTAIYSSQNDEMPNGWPLGLGFLNMRLRVVESLPAAPVEPYSLSLHIPSTSFSSLSSSNLDTESTASFFKDNSVSLGHLIGIRAGEKRRLYFPKTLRFEERDKKPLQNGSTCSDDTSKCGICIPSLFDPLLIKISKSKKNSRN, encoded by the exons ATGTTTTTTACTGCTATCTATTCTTCACAGAATGATGAGATGCCTAATGGGTGGCCATTGGGTCTTGGTTTTCTGAATATGAGACTAAGAGTTGTGGAATCACTACCAGCTGCTCCAGTAGAGCCATACTCATTGTCACTGCATATTCCTTCTACTAGTTTTTCCTCACTCTCCTCTTCCAACCTTGATACTGAG TCAACAGCATCATTCTTTAAAGATAACAGTGTATCCCTTGGGCATCTAATTGGCATAAGAGCAGGTGAAAAGAGACGTTTATACTTCCCAAAAACATTAAGATTTGAAGAAAGAGACAAGAAACCATTACAAAATGGTAGTACTTGTTCTGATGATACCTCAAAATGTGGCATTTGCATACCCTCACTTTTTGATCCCTTGCTAATAAAGATTAGCAAAAGCAAGAAAAATTCAAGGAACTAG
- the LOC25493095 gene encoding cytochrome P450 CYP82D47: MTYQTTMDTNNILLSLQSLPVTICATFFFLFLLFRLHRSRIASKTPPEAGGSWPLIGHLHLLGGSQPPHVTLGNLADKYGPIFTVRLGVHKTLVVSSYEMVKQCFTVNDKTFASRPKSIAFEIMGYNSSMFGLSPYGSYWRTVRKIATVHVLSAQRIDMLKHVMESEVKEAMKESYSFWLKMKNEGNSERVFTEMKEWFADIAINVVFRTVMGKRFDGDEEENQRIRKMIRDFFNLSGSFVVSDMLPYLRWLDLDGKQKQMKKTAKELDDFVCVWLDQHKHKKNSGREQDFMDVLLSTVDEDLDGRDADTTIKATCMALILAATDTTAGTLTWTLSLLLNNREVLNKVIHELDTQIGKEKMAIQTDLTKLEYLQAIIKETLRLYPPAPLNLPHESIENCTIGGYHVPAGTRLLTNLSKLQRDPMLYSDPLEFRPERFLTTHKDVDVKGQHFELIPFGAGRRMCPGISFGLQLMQITLATLLHGFDIVTSDGGPVDMVEISGMTNIKASPLQVILSPRLSDQAYRQN; encoded by the exons ATGACATATCAAACCACCATGGATACAAATAATATACTACTCTCATTACAATCTCTTCCGGTTACAATATGCGCcaccttcttctttctcttccttcTATTTCGCCTACATAGAAGCCGCATAGCTTCAAAGACACCACCGGAAGCCGGCGGATCATGGCCGTTAATCGGCCACCTCCACCTCTTAGGTGGTTCCCAACCACCTCACGTCACCTTAGGAAACTTAGCCGACAAATACGGACCCATCTTCACCGTTCGTTTAGGTGTTCACAAAACCTTAGTAGTAAGCAGTTATGAAATGGTGAAACAGTGTTTTACCGTAAACGACAAAACTTTTGCTTCACGTCCTAAATCTATAGCCTTTGAAATCATGGGTTATAACTCTTCCATGTTTGGTTTGAGTCCTTATGGTTCTTATTGGCGTACCGTGCGTAAAATTGCCACTGTTCATGTCCTCTCAGCTCAACGGATAGATATGCTTAAACATGTAATGGAATCTGAGGTGAAAGAAGCTATGAAAGAGAGTTATTCATTTTGGTTAAAGATGAAGAATGAGGGTAACTCTGAAAGGGTATTTACGGAAATGAAAGAATGGTTTGCAGACATAGCGATTAACGTTGTTTTTAGGACAGTAATGGGAAAACGTTTTGATGGTGATGAGGAAGAGAATCAAAGGATAAGAAAAATGAttagagatttttttaatcttagtggttcATTTGTTGTTTCTGACATGTTACCGTATTTGAGATGGTTGGATTTGGATGGAAAACAGAAGCAAATGAAGAAAACAGCAAAAGAGTTAGATGACTTTGTTTGTGTTTGGCTTGATCAGCACAAACATAAGAAGAATTCTGGTCGTGAACAAGATTTCATGGATGTGCTGCTTTCAACCGTTGATGAAGATTTAGATGGCCGTGATGCTGATACTACAATCAAAGCCACTTGTATG GCACTAATTCTAGCAGCTACAGACACTACAGCAGGAACATTGACTTGGACTCTATCTTTACTTCTTAACAATCGTGAGGTCCTAAACAAAGTCATTCATGAATTAGATACACAAATTGGTAAGGAAAAGATGGCAATACAAACAGATTTGACGAAGTTGGAGTATCTTCAAGCCATTATCAAAGAAACATTGCGTCTATACCCACCAGCACCACTGAATTTGCCTCACGAGTCTATTGAGAATTGTACCATTGGTGGATACCACGTGCCAGCTGGTACGCGTCTCCTAACCAACCTTTCGAAGCTTCAACGAGATCCAATGTTATATTCGGATCCGTTGGAGTTTCGACCAGAAAGATTCCTCACAACACACAAGGATGTTGATGTCAAAGGCCAACATTTCGAGTTGATTCCATTTGGTGCAGGTAGAAGAATGTGTCCTGGAATCTCATTTGGTCTTCAACTTATGCAAATAACACTTGCTACATTGTTGCATGGGTTTGACATAGTGACTTCAGATGGAGGACCGGTTGATATGGTTGAAATAAGTGGAATGACCAACATCAAAGCTTCTCCTCTACAAGTCATCCTTAGTCCACGTTTGTCAGATCAAGCTTATCGTCAAAATTAA
- the LOC25493094 gene encoding uncharacterized protein isoform X2 — MVYDHIHNNDEMPNGWPLGLGFLNMRLRVVESLPAAPVEPYSLSLHIPSTSFSSLSSSNLDTESTASFFKDNSVSLGHLIGIRAGEKRRLYFPKTLRFEERDKKPLQNGSTCSDDTSKCGICIPSLFDPLLIKISKSKKNSRN; from the exons ATGGTTTATGATCATATTCATAAT AATGATGAGATGCCTAATGGGTGGCCATTGGGTCTTGGTTTTCTGAATATGAGACTAAGAGTTGTGGAATCACTACCAGCTGCTCCAGTAGAGCCATACTCATTGTCACTGCATATTCCTTCTACTAGTTTTTCCTCACTCTCCTCTTCCAACCTTGATACTGAG TCAACAGCATCATTCTTTAAAGATAACAGTGTATCCCTTGGGCATCTAATTGGCATAAGAGCAGGTGAAAAGAGACGTTTATACTTCCCAAAAACATTAAGATTTGAAGAAAGAGACAAGAAACCATTACAAAATGGTAGTACTTGTTCTGATGATACCTCAAAATGTGGCATTTGCATACCCTCACTTTTTGATCCCTTGCTAATAAAGATTAGCAAAAGCAAGAAAAATTCAAGGAACTAG
- the LOC25493094 gene encoding uncharacterized protein isoform X3, translated as MVISQNDEMPNGWPLGLGFLNMRLRVVESLPAAPVEPYSLSLHIPSTSFSSLSSSNLDTESTASFFKDNSVSLGHLIGIRAGEKRRLYFPKTLRFEERDKKPLQNGSTCSDDTSKCGICIPSLFDPLLIKISKSKKNSRN; from the exons ATGGTGATTTCACAG AATGATGAGATGCCTAATGGGTGGCCATTGGGTCTTGGTTTTCTGAATATGAGACTAAGAGTTGTGGAATCACTACCAGCTGCTCCAGTAGAGCCATACTCATTGTCACTGCATATTCCTTCTACTAGTTTTTCCTCACTCTCCTCTTCCAACCTTGATACTGAG TCAACAGCATCATTCTTTAAAGATAACAGTGTATCCCTTGGGCATCTAATTGGCATAAGAGCAGGTGAAAAGAGACGTTTATACTTCCCAAAAACATTAAGATTTGAAGAAAGAGACAAGAAACCATTACAAAATGGTAGTACTTGTTCTGATGATACCTCAAAATGTGGCATTTGCATACCCTCACTTTTTGATCCCTTGCTAATAAAGATTAGCAAAAGCAAGAAAAATTCAAGGAACTAG